The following are from one region of the Heterodontus francisci isolate sHetFra1 chromosome 34, sHetFra1.hap1, whole genome shotgun sequence genome:
- the LOC137349250 gene encoding zinc finger protein 16-like produces MEGKSSDHSGEKLYTCSVCGKGFSRSSGLSKHKCSHTGKKPCKYGNCGKGLNYPFELETHPCSHTLERPFICSKCGKGFTQSSYLLKHQRVHTGEKPFKCLDCGNCYKGSTELMSHQRVHTDERPFRCSYCRAGFKRSSELTVHHRTHTGERPFSCSVCGKGFTQSSHLMKHERIHTGERPFTCSEHVRRFTTSSNLLKHQRSHTGERPFICSECGKGFTQSSSLLTHQRVHNGESPFICTECGKRFTRSFNLLKHQRVHTGEKPFTCFVCGKGFTSPFNRLTHQRTHSGERPFTCSECGKGFTRSSNLLTHQRIHTGERPFTCSECGKGFTTPSHLVTHQRAHTGERPFTCSECAKRFTTSSNLLKHQRVHTGGRQFTCSECDKRFTTSSSLLKHQRVHNGERPFTCSECGKGFTTSSNLLTHQRVHQ; encoded by the coding sequence atggaaggaaaaagcagcgatcacagtggggagaaactgtacacgtgttctgtgtgtggaaaaggtttcagccgatcatcgggcctgtcgaaacacaagtgcagtcacactgggaagaaaccatgtaaatatgggaattgtggaaagggattgaattatccatttgagctggaaacccatccatgcagtcacaccctggagaggccattcatctgctccaagtgtgggaagggattcactcagtcatcctacctgctgaaacaccagcgagttcacactggggagaaaccgttTAAATGCCTAgattgtgggaattgctataaaggttctactgaactgatgtcccatcaacgtgttcacactgacgagagaccgttcAGGTGTTCTTATTGCAGGGCTGGGTTCAAACGGTCATCTGAACTCACTGTACACcaccgcactcacactggggagaggccattctcgtgctctgtgtgtgggaaaggattcactcagtcatcgcaCCTGATGAAACacgagcgaattcacactggggagaggccattcacctgttcagaACATGTTAggcgattcactacttcatccaacctgctgaaacaccagcgatctcacactggggagaggccgttcatctgctcagagtgtgggaagggattcactcagtcatccagtcttttgacacaccagcgagttcataatgGGGAGAGTCCATTCATCTgcacagagtgtgggaagagattcactcggtcattcaacctgctgaaacaccagcgagttcacactggggagaagccgttcacctgcttcgtgtgtgggaaaggattcactagtCCATTcaaccggctgacacaccagcgcactcacagtggagagaggccgtttacctgctcagagtgtgggaagggattcactcggtcatccaacctgctgacacaccagcgaattcacactggggagaggccgttcacctgctcagagtgtgggaagggattcactactccaTCCCATCTTGTGACACACCAGCgagctcacactggggagaggccattcacctgctcagagtgtgccaAGAGATTCACTACTTcgtccaacctgctgaaacaccagcgagttcacactggggggaggcagttcacctgctcagagtgtgataagagattcactacttcatccagcctgctgaaacaccagcgggttcacaatggggagagaccattcacctgctctgagtgtgggaagggattcactacttcatccaaccttctgacacaccagcgagttcaccagtaa